One part of the Quercus lobata isolate SW786 chromosome 7, ValleyOak3.0 Primary Assembly, whole genome shotgun sequence genome encodes these proteins:
- the LOC115952286 gene encoding protein POLYCHOME-like, giving the protein MPESRDRLVRPVDHAAIFARRRTPGTGILIDDPEVGPNLFGSPAPVRQVATPATRGRFIGGRGGFGTPRHVRGRNLYRTPASGQENNPRTAQRSSGRGRPRSSVLPSWYPRTPLRDITAVVRAIERTRARLGDVEGQQIESTVPEGQRVLDPSVTQSSAQLKHNISMVSPSLAVGVKPRTPAVGKVPKILLGITNQNAGESEFLTPQKKLLNSIDTVEKVVMEELQKLKRTPSAKKAEREKRIRTLMSMR; this is encoded by the exons ATGCCTGAATCAAGGGATAGATTGGTGAGGCCTGTGGACCATGCTGCCATTTTCGCTCGCCGCAGAACGCCCGGTACTGGAATTCTTATTGACGACCCAGAAGTGGGTCCGAATTTGTTCGGATCCCCGGCCCCGGTCAGGCAAGTGGCGACACCGGCAACACGTGGACGGTTCATTGGGGGAAGGGGAGGCTTTGGAACTCCAAGACATGTGCGTGGCCGGAATCTGTACAGAACTCCGGCTTCGGGTCAGGAGAATAATCCAAGAACTGCGCAACGGAGTTCGGGCCGGGGCAGACCCAGGAGCAGTGTGCTACCTTCTTGGTACCCGCGAACTCCTCTTCGTGATATCACTGCGGTCGTGAGG GCAATTGAAAGGACAAGAGCTCGATTGGGAGATGTCGAAGGCCAACAAATTGAGAGTACTGTACCTGAGGGCCAAAGGGTTCTTGACCCTTCTGTAACACAGTCTAGTGCTCAACTCAAGCACAACATATCTATGGTCTCTCCAAGTCTAGCTGTTGGTGTCAAGCCTCGTACACCTGCTGTTGGTAAAGTGCCAAAGATTCTGCTCGGAATCACTAATCAGAATGCTGGAGAATCAGAGTTTCTCACACCTCAGAAGAAACTTTTAAACTCGATTGACACTGTTGAGAAAGTGGTGATGGAGGAACTGCAGAAGCTAAAGAGAACCCCAAGTGCTAAGAAggcagagagagaaaagagaattcGTACTTTGATGTCTATGCGTTGA